Below is a window of Ahaetulla prasina isolate Xishuangbanna chromosome 1, ASM2864084v1, whole genome shotgun sequence DNA.
CAGCTGCTGGATTTGCTCTTCTTAGACGATGATGAATTTTTGTCTAAtattcttaaattaaaaaaagggaaaaggaatcTAAACAACTGATTACATATTCATTCCTTGGGCACTTAACAGTGAATCCAGCATGTCGAATGTGTCTTTGTAGTCCATATGCTGGCTGTTTGTACTGTACTCGTGACTGGCATCAGGACCGTTCTCCACTGGGTTCTTGTCCAGTTTCACGAGGGTGCTGAGATGTCCGTAGCCCACCTGGTATGCGACATGGGGAGGAGGGGGTAAGGGAAGGTTAAAAACAGAGTTGAGAGAGGATACATACTGCTTAACAGAGGAAGAACTAGATGAACTACCTGAACTTTTGGAACTTTTGCTCATTTTGGAATGATGGTTGTGAGAAGCATCATTGCTGAAGAGCTTCTTTCTTGAAGAGCCGGAACTAGAGACACTGCcatcggagctcaaaccaacaggaCTCCTCAGAACAGCTGGGGTTAATCCGTCACTACCATGTTTACTGCTGCCACTATGCTTGTGACTGCCACCGTGGTGACGGTTCATGGAATGTTCCTTGTGCTTTTCCTTGCTAACATGGGGACTCGAGTGCTTACTTTTCCCACTTCCTTCATCGGAAGAACTATGCCTCTCTGACGAAGAGACTTTGATTTTCATTTTTAGATCTTCTTTAGTGGCATTTTTTTCAGTGGGAGGAATGGGTATCCGCAGTTTGAGCGAGccacttttgtcttttttgtcTGGCATGTATTTTTCAGGTTTCTCTGCACCCCCAATaggaattttcattttaatagGGGAAGATACAGAACTGCTGTTTGCTATTTGGAGTTGAGTGTGTTTTTTATAGGGAGGCTCAGATGCCATGTAGTGTTCTCTTATATCCAGTTCTAGGGTTTCTAGCTTACGTTTCTCTCTGTATTTATCCAGTGACATTTTCTGAGGCATTATCGCAGGTGCAGAGGCAATCTGCCCGTGTTTGTTTCCTGCTTTGTGGGCCATAGAGTACTCAGAAAGTTTGTCGGCTCGATGATGCAATCCGGAATGTAACTGCAACGAAGAGCTTGGTGGATAGTTGATGTTGAACTGAGCACCTGGCAATGAAGTCTCCTGTTTCTGAGAATACAACTGCTCTGTCCTCGTTTGTTCTTGGTGCTGAGGCCATTCTTGGTGTGTTGACAAATTATATGAGGTACTTGGCATTCCTGCAGCTAATATTGCCAGATTATCTTGACTATCTTGAACAGACATATTTCCTGAGTTCAAAGGAACTGGGGCAGGAAATGTGGATGTTGATGGTTTTTGGAAACTTGCATTTGCAGATACACCAGCGACAGCATCCACCAAAATGGAATTCTGAACCAAAGAGGAGCCGAGAAGAGAGTTTTCAGATGCCTGGCCATCTCCTTTAGGTTTCTTAGCAGCCTGCTGATTAGCCTGTGCAAGAACATATGAGTAAGTCAGTATCCATTTTCAACTGTACAATCTCCGAGGACACTTCAAGTTCTATGGGGGTTACACAGATCCCAAAGAGAGTAGAAAGCGTAAGCATAATGATTATCTATGCTATGAACAGAGAGGCTGGGATCCAAATTTGGAAAACATTATTTGTACTCTCTTCCATTTCATCCCATTGCTCCTCACACTATCTTTCATACTGCTTCCCAGACCCTATCCCAAGCCCTGCATTTTGAAAAACATGGGGAAATAAAGAATTCCCAAGTATCATTCCCCAGCCCTCTTACTTTGGTTTGAGCACAAATTGCTTATACAGTAAACTCTCCTTCCTGGTGAGCTAGACTACATGGACATGTTCATATAATCTTGTTTAATAGCAATATGGAGTCCTTCACCATTATCATCTTTTAGGATGTTTTCTTCAAATTACCAGTCTAGCCTACACTTCCTGAAAGTACATCAGTCGGAGATGGCCCAGTTATATTCCATATTCCACCAATGAAGAGCAACAAATCATTTaacttccctggcatttttgcttCATACTTATTTAACAGAGATTTATCCAGAAAATCAAATAGTTTTAAGAACATCAAGGTTCACTTTAAAATTTAAGGTGGAATACCATGTATCTATAAATAGAAGCAGATTCTAATTATCAAATGGAACCCTGGGGGAAGAAGACTGACCCTCAAAATCTCTTAACAAACAAGCAGATAATTTAAAAGGTATATGGCaattataaaaaaaaggaagcaaaatatATAATGTTGGATTCTATTTAGGATTTGTCCATAATACTTCAAGAAAGCTAAAGCAGAACATCAAGGCCCACACGTTAATATATTAGCAACAACAGTCTTTACCATGAGAGATTCTTACCCTCCAATTTCGAATTCTCTTTAGTCTACTAGGAGTTTTCTCCAGTATCTGAAGAAATTCATGCGTTAGCTCTGTGAAAGAAAATAGATGTAAAATTAATGTATTTGAATTGCTAGCTGaaattcttaagtgaattttcaaTCTAAGAAAAAAATAGGACAGTTTTATTATTGATGAAAAGTGTTTCTATCTATACAAAGAAAGCATACACAAATTAATGTTTAAGACTTGCTGTTAAATGTTATTATCTCCTCCCATAAAAGTTTACATATGACAATGCATATACAGAATATGCTAAGAATGAAAGGAAGACACTTTTTTCTAATAATACATATTATATGAAAAGTGGACGTGATGCATATTAGTCCTCCCTTCTGCACCCCAAGATTTCAAAATTAGATATCACTGGTGCAATGTTAGCCTGTTTTTCGAGAGTGTCACTGAAAATGGTTCTTATGGGGCTTCCATTAGTATCACAGCTTCACCATTTCCCACCCCCAAATATTGGGAGGTGGAGCTGCAAGTCCTCATGTC
It encodes the following:
- the CCNT2 gene encoding cyclin-T2 isoform X1, whose product is MAAALSSGPGASSGSRGPGGGGLGSSRWFFSRERLENTPSRHCGVEADKELSYRQQAANLIQDMGQRLNVSQLTINTAIVYMHRFYMHHSFTKFNRNIISPTALFLAAKVEEQPRKLEHVIKVAHACLHPLEPQLDTKSDAYLQQAQELVILETIMLQTLGFEITIEHPHTDVVKCTQLVRASKDLAQTSYFMATNSLHLTTFCLQYKPTVIACVCIHLACKWSNWEIPVSTDGKHWWEYVDASVTLELLDELTHEFLQILEKTPSRLKRIRNWRANQQAAKKPKGDGQASENSLLGSSLVQNSILVDAVAGVSANASFQKPSTSTFPAPVPLNSGNMSVQDSQDNLAILAAGMPSTSYNLSTHQEWPQHQEQTRTEQLYSQKQETSLPGAQFNINYPPSSSLQLHSGLHHRADKLSEYSMAHKAGNKHGQIASAPAIMPQKMSLDKYREKRKLETLELDIREHYMASEPPYKKHTQLQIANSSSVSSPIKMKIPIGGAEKPEKYMPDKKDKSGSLKLRIPIPPTEKNATKEDLKMKIKVSSSERHSSSDEGSGKSKHSSPHVSKEKHKEHSMNRHHGGSHKHSGSSKHGSDGLTPAVLRSPVGLSSDGSVSSSGSSRKKLFSNDASHNHHSKMSKSSKSSGSSSSSSSVKQYVSSLNSVFNLPLPPPPHVAYQVGYGHLSTLVKLDKNPVENGPDASHEYSTNSQHMDYKDTFDMLDSLLSAQGMNM
- the CCNT2 gene encoding cyclin-T2 isoform X2; the protein is MAAALSSGPGASSGSRGPGGGGLGSSRWFFSRERLENTPSRHCGVEADKELSYRQQAANLIQDMGQRLNVSQLTINTAIVYMHRFYMHHSFTKFNRNIISPTALFLAAKVEEQPRKLEHVIKVAHACLHPLEPQLDTKSDAYLQQAQELVILETIMLQTLGFEITIEHPHTDVVKCTQLVRASKDLAQTSYFMATNSLHLTTFCLQYKPTVIACVCIHLACKWSNWEIPVSTDGKHWWEYVDASVTLELLDELTHEFLQILEKTPSRLKRIRNWRANQQAAKKPKGDGQASENSLLGSSLVQNSILVDAVAGVSANASFQKPSTSTFPAPVPLNSGNMSVQDSQDNLAILAAGMPSTSYNLSTHQEWPQHQEQTRTEQLYSQKQETSLPGAQFNINYPPSSSLQLHSGLHHRADKLSEYSMAHKAGNKHGQIASAPAIMPQKMSLDKYREKRKLETLELDIREHYMASEPPYKKHTQLQIANSSSVSSPIKMKIPIGGAEKPEKYMPDKKDKSGSLKLRIPIPPTEKNATKEDLKMKIKVSSSERHSSSDEGSGKSKHSSPHVSKEKHKEHSMNRHHGGSHKHSGSSKHGSDGLTPAVLRSPVGLSSDGSVSSSGSSRKKLFSNDASHNHHSKMSKSSKSSGGLRTSQHPRETGQEPSGERS